The following are encoded together in the Anaerobaca lacustris genome:
- a CDS encoding TlpA family protein disulfide reductase, with product MKQRANLCAGVVALLVLAIVVGAAQKESSNPAPGQLGGPAAPLTGLQWIKGGPVQLTQGSITVVEFWATWCPPCRTSIPHLTEIQQRFKDQRVTIVGVSNETADIVKPFVAQMDEQKKMEYAVAVDREGQVWKGYMDAFGVRGIPHAFIVGKDGNVLWRGHPMAGMDEVLEEVVNDRFDAVAYAAKQAAREKEEARVLALYKSYFTTVGTDPGEAAAIGAQLVGSDNSAMLNALAWRVLTDVPQESRDLELAREAAAKAVTLTEEKNPSILDTYALAMYELGKKYVAQAVTLQKKAVDLTDNAQAKESLSKALRRYESATVE from the coding sequence ATGAAGCAGAGAGCGAATCTTTGTGCAGGTGTTGTAGCGTTGTTGGTCCTGGCGATCGTGGTCGGTGCGGCCCAGAAGGAATCGTCCAATCCTGCGCCGGGGCAGCTCGGCGGCCCGGCGGCGCCGCTGACGGGGCTGCAATGGATCAAGGGCGGGCCGGTGCAACTGACACAGGGCTCGATCACCGTAGTCGAATTCTGGGCGACGTGGTGCCCGCCCTGCCGAACGAGCATTCCGCACCTGACCGAGATCCAGCAGCGATTCAAGGACCAGCGCGTCACGATCGTTGGCGTCTCCAACGAGACGGCCGACATCGTCAAGCCGTTCGTCGCGCAGATGGACGAGCAGAAGAAGATGGAGTACGCCGTCGCGGTCGATCGCGAAGGGCAGGTCTGGAAGGGCTACATGGATGCCTTTGGCGTCCGAGGCATCCCCCACGCGTTCATCGTCGGCAAGGACGGCAATGTCCTTTGGCGCGGACACCCCATGGCCGGCATGGATGAGGTGCTGGAGGAGGTCGTCAACGATCGGTTCGACGCCGTCGCCTACGCCGCAAAGCAGGCCGCTCGGGAAAAGGAAGAAGCCCGTGTGCTCGCGCTCTACAAGAGCTACTTCACAACCGTTGGCACCGACCCCGGCGAGGCGGCCGCGATCGGCGCGCAGCTCGTCGGCTCGGACAACAGCGCCATGCTCAACGCCCTGGCCTGGCGAGTCCTGACCGACGTGCCGCAAGAGAGCCGCGACCTCGAACTGGCCCGCGAGGCCGCCGCCAAGGCCGTCACGCTGACGGAGGAGAAGAACCCATCCATTCTCGACACGTACGCCCTGGCGATGTACGAGCTGGGCAAAAAATACGTCGCCCAGGCCGTCACGCTCCAGAAGAAAGCCGTGGACCTGACCGACAACGCACAGGCGAAAGAGAGCCTCTCCAAGGCCCTGCGACGCTACGAATCGGCGACAGTCGAGTAG
- a CDS encoding Fic family protein: MKPQDISTRSFGHLAETIEGELAFVPSNLPPRLQWSNQLVSALSDADRAIGQLHGIGLNLPNPDLLITPFLRREAEMSSRIEGTQAQVRDIYLFEMQEPDVQTEVPDVREVSNYVRALDHGLKRRAELPVCLRMIRELHGILLEGVRGEKDRPGEFRRSQNWIGSRGCILRDARYVPPPPREMESCLDALEKFINAPDRDIPVLVWLAMIHYQFEAIHPFRDGNGRIGRLLLILLLCAEGVLNRPLLYLSAYFERNREEYYERLLRVSTRGEWNEWLLFFLRGIVEQSLDAFERSRQLMALQQQFHERLKSKRSALQIRLIDFLIERPVITIVFVRKHFQVSYVTAKNNVNRLVKAGILKPFGDARRNRPFIAEEVFGILGRPFSASHQ; this comes from the coding sequence ATGAAACCACAGGACATCAGCACTCGAAGCTTCGGGCATCTGGCCGAAACCATTGAAGGTGAATTAGCCTTCGTGCCCAGTAATCTGCCGCCCCGCCTGCAGTGGAGTAATCAGCTTGTCTCCGCCTTGTCCGATGCGGACCGAGCCATCGGACAACTTCATGGGATTGGCTTGAATCTGCCCAACCCCGACCTCCTGATCACCCCTTTCCTGCGAAGAGAAGCCGAGATGTCGAGTCGGATTGAGGGCACTCAGGCCCAGGTCCGAGATATCTATCTCTTCGAGATGCAGGAGCCCGATGTCCAGACCGAAGTGCCCGACGTAAGGGAAGTGTCCAATTATGTGCGTGCGCTCGACCACGGGCTGAAACGCCGTGCTGAATTACCGGTATGTCTAAGGATGATTCGCGAACTCCACGGCATCCTTTTGGAGGGGGTTCGAGGCGAAAAGGACCGTCCCGGCGAATTCAGAAGGAGCCAGAATTGGATCGGCTCACGTGGCTGCATCCTTCGTGACGCCCGATATGTTCCTCCGCCACCTCGTGAAATGGAATCCTGCTTGGATGCTCTGGAGAAGTTCATCAACGCACCAGATCGGGACATCCCCGTATTGGTCTGGCTGGCAATGATCCACTATCAGTTCGAAGCGATCCATCCGTTTCGAGACGGCAACGGTCGTATCGGTCGCTTGCTACTCATTCTCTTATTGTGCGCTGAAGGCGTCCTGAACAGGCCGTTGCTCTATTTGAGTGCCTACTTCGAGCGGAACCGGGAGGAATACTACGAAAGACTTCTTCGCGTGAGCACGCGAGGCGAGTGGAACGAGTGGTTGCTGTTCTTCCTGCGAGGGATTGTAGAACAGTCGCTGGATGCCTTCGAACGATCCAGACAATTGATGGCACTTCAACAGCAGTTCCACGAGCGTCTGAAGTCAAAACGCTCGGCTCTCCAGATCCGTCTGATCGACTTTCTGATAGAGCGACCGGTGATTACCATTGTTTTTGTGCGCAAGCACTTCCAAGTCAGCTATGTAACAGCAAAGAATAATGTCAACCGCTTGGTCAAGGCGGGCATCTTGAAACCGTTTGGCGACGCCAGGCGAAACAGACCCTTCATAGCAGAGGAAGTCTTTGGCATCCTGGGCAGGCCGTTCTCGGCAAGCCATCAGTAG
- a CDS encoding 16S rRNA (uracil(1498)-N(3))-methyltransferase, with amino-acid sequence MHHFFVAKSGFEGDSVRLGAEQAHQVCHVLRLRAGDAIVVLDGAGSEFDVTLTSIGREVLGRIVGTRQATGEPGVQVALFQGLLAREKFEWVLQKGTEVGVARFVPVQTERTLLRARHIDDRKLIRWQRIVAEAAEQSHRGRVPQIEEAITWPQALSQLGGFDRALIASTSGETLALNDALRPDGKTPGSIALLIGPEGGFSDAETAQARDSGAVAVTLGPRILRTETAAIVAPALVLHILGQTQS; translated from the coding sequence ATGCATCACTTCTTCGTCGCCAAGTCAGGGTTTGAGGGGGACAGCGTTCGGCTCGGCGCCGAGCAGGCGCATCAGGTCTGCCATGTGCTCCGGCTTAGGGCCGGCGATGCCATCGTCGTACTCGACGGCGCTGGAAGCGAGTTCGACGTGACCCTGACCAGCATCGGCCGCGAGGTCCTCGGGCGAATCGTGGGCACGCGCCAAGCGACGGGCGAGCCGGGCGTGCAGGTTGCCCTGTTTCAGGGCCTGCTGGCCCGCGAGAAATTCGAGTGGGTCCTCCAGAAGGGCACGGAGGTTGGCGTGGCGCGATTCGTCCCCGTACAGACCGAGCGGACGCTGCTGCGGGCCAGGCACATCGACGACAGGAAGCTCATCCGCTGGCAGCGGATCGTTGCCGAGGCGGCCGAGCAGTCGCACCGAGGTCGGGTCCCGCAGATCGAAGAGGCGATCACCTGGCCCCAGGCCCTCTCACAGCTCGGCGGATTCGATCGCGCCCTGATCGCGTCCACCTCGGGCGAGACGCTGGCATTGAACGACGCCCTGCGGCCCGACGGCAAAACGCCGGGATCCATTGCCCTGCTGATCGGCCCCGAAGGCGGATTCAGCGACGCCGAGACCGCCCAGGCCCGCGACAGCGGCGCCGTTGCGGTGACCCTCGGCCCGCGCATCCTGCGAACCGAAACCGCCGCCATTGTCGCCCCGGCCCTCGTCCTGCACATATTGGGGCAGACGCAGTCCTGA
- a CDS encoding helix-turn-helix domain-containing protein has product MKKSIHSAEQSELLALLREKRKRVGLSQEGLARRLGRSQSFVSKCESGELRLDLIQLREICRALETTLSKFVREYESRLL; this is encoded by the coding sequence GTGAAGAAGAGTATCCATAGCGCTGAACAAAGTGAACTTCTCGCGCTGCTGCGAGAGAAGAGAAAGCGAGTTGGTCTCAGCCAGGAAGGCCTTGCTCGCAGGCTTGGAAGGAGTCAATCCTTCGTGAGCAAGTGCGAATCGGGCGAACTACGGCTGGACCTGATCCAACTCCGCGAGATTTGCCGGGCCCTGGAAACGACCTTGTCCAAGTTCGTACGAGAATATGAAAGTCGCCTCTTGTGA
- a CDS encoding RluA family pseudouridine synthase has protein sequence MTIPILYEDDDILAVSKPEALAAIPERRGQGGSLVEVLCEQRGERLYIVHRIDKETSGLIVFARHAEAHRRLNRQFETREVEKTYLALAHGVIAEDTGSIDSPLRQFGSGRVAVDPERGKPSTTEFCVVKRFGSHTLVEARPRTGRRHQIRVHLYHLGHPIAGDPLYGDEATRRGFTRMMLHAWRLELTLPSGRRLAIEAPIPESFEAALDTLRRASG, from the coding sequence GTGACGATTCCCATTCTCTATGAGGACGACGATATCCTGGCCGTGAGCAAGCCTGAGGCCTTGGCGGCGATTCCCGAGCGGCGCGGGCAGGGCGGGTCGCTGGTCGAGGTCCTCTGCGAGCAGCGGGGCGAGAGGCTCTACATCGTCCACCGGATCGACAAAGAGACCAGCGGCTTGATCGTCTTCGCCCGCCACGCCGAGGCCCACCGCCGGCTCAATCGGCAGTTCGAAACGCGCGAGGTCGAAAAGACGTATCTGGCTCTGGCGCATGGGGTTATCGCCGAAGATACCGGCTCGATCGATTCGCCACTGCGCCAGTTCGGCTCGGGTCGCGTGGCCGTCGATCCGGAGCGGGGCAAGCCCAGTACGACCGAGTTCTGCGTTGTGAAACGCTTCGGATCGCACACATTGGTTGAGGCCCGGCCGCGAACGGGCCGCCGCCACCAGATCCGCGTTCACCTTTACCATCTCGGCCACCCGATCGCAGGCGACCCGCTCTATGGCGACGAGGCCACGCGTAGAGGCTTCACCCGGATGATGCTCCACGCCTGGCGGCTGGAGCTGACTTTGCCCTCCGGCCGACGGCTGGCGATCGAAGCTCCCATCCCCGAATCGTTCGAGGCCGCCCTCGATACCCTCAGACGGGCGTCGGGGTGA
- a CDS encoding DNA adenine methylase: protein MKEAVRPPRTQLLKWIGNKQRFAHKIVSFFPDEFGTYHEPFLGSGAVLATLAKETSVGADSFAPLIEIWQTLARSPATVVQWYSERWHSVMDGNKKEGYEVIKASYNARPNAPDLLFLCRSCYGGVVRFRQADGYMSTPCGIHNPISPDAFSKRVREWHSRVRGVRFLHAEYADTMGRAQSGDLVYCDPPYSHTQSILYGAQSFSLEHLLNVIADCKSRGVFVALSIDGSKQSGKLKCQLPHREGLFEREVFLDCGRSMLKRFQMNGLTLEEEVVHDRLLLTY, encoded by the coding sequence ATGAAGGAAGCCGTGAGGCCGCCGCGAACGCAGTTGCTCAAGTGGATCGGCAACAAACAGCGGTTTGCACACAAGATCGTGTCCTTCTTTCCCGATGAATTTGGCACTTACCACGAGCCGTTTCTGGGCAGCGGAGCGGTGCTCGCGACACTTGCGAAGGAAACCTCTGTCGGAGCGGACAGCTTTGCGCCGCTCATAGAGATCTGGCAGACGCTCGCTCGGTCTCCTGCTACGGTGGTGCAGTGGTATAGTGAGCGATGGCATTCTGTGATGGACGGGAACAAGAAGGAAGGCTACGAGGTGATCAAGGCATCCTATAACGCCCGTCCAAATGCGCCGGACCTTCTGTTCCTGTGCCGCTCATGCTATGGCGGGGTTGTTCGGTTTCGTCAGGCGGACGGGTATATGTCAACGCCCTGCGGTATACACAATCCCATTTCACCCGACGCCTTCTCGAAAAGAGTCCGTGAATGGCATTCGCGGGTCAGGGGCGTACGATTCCTGCATGCCGAATACGCGGATACGATGGGGCGTGCCCAAAGTGGCGATCTCGTGTACTGCGATCCTCCCTACAGCCACACCCAGTCTATTCTCTATGGAGCACAGTCCTTCAGTCTCGAGCATCTTCTCAACGTGATTGCTGACTGCAAGTCGCGCGGGGTGTTTGTGGCCCTGAGCATCGATGGTTCGAAGCAGTCAGGAAAGCTGAAATGCCAGCTTCCGCACAGGGAAGGTCTCTTCGAACGGGAAGTGTTTCTGGACTGTGGCAGATCCATGCTCAAGAGATTTCAGATGAACGGGCTCACGCTGGAGGAAGAAGTCGTTCACGATCGTTTGCTCCTGACCTACTGA
- a CDS encoding DUF2283 domain-containing protein: MKLKVDHEADALHLSLSDEPAKESEEVSPGIIVDFDEHGQAVGIEMLHLSKRASGADMRKLLFESVPQVG, translated from the coding sequence ATGAAACTGAAGGTGGACCACGAGGCGGATGCTCTTCATCTGAGCCTGAGCGACGAACCGGCCAAGGAGTCCGAGGAGGTCTCGCCGGGGATCATCGTCGACTTCGATGAACACGGCCAGGCCGTGGGAATCGAGATGCTGCACCTGTCCAAACGGGCCTCCGGCGCAGACATGCGAAAACTGCTCTTTGAATCAGTACCCCAGGTGGGGTGA
- a CDS encoding penicillin acylase family protein, producing MSATTQKARLVLIALTLSVSLLGGCRAPATREAEGHSYGKVELLRDRWGVPHVFAETDAGAMYGLGYAAAEDRAFQMYYNLRIIQGRLAEVVGDVKVGVTRQRPEGTNSAVRSDVQMRTIGYWPAAQETARLLDPELRSLLEAYSAGVNDYIDRHRDDLTYLFARYDLEPEPWTPAACIASWWRLSLFFAGDGLREMGPYYDVKDGRREVRAFAPDDSEGLTNVEGRIVRDDASVIQREDVTDAWVGAVMDYATEHNLTRKIDVTPPQRRVPEGPRFSHAWVVGGSRTTNGSAVLVSDPQTPVRNPSLFYEFHFSGRTFNARGIGVPGSPNILIGFTPDVAWGLTALGADQADLFVLKTDPNRPNQYEVDGQWLDMDVRSETVRVKDGQPQTLRVRRTRFGPVVTSLAMGVRRGDEVALKRLPLCDPQRDTFRGALDMIRARDVYEFQEAAGGWTFPSANCVFGDRQGNIGFKTILTLPIRSPNALLDERAAHEGWDSANDWQGFVPHELLPQVINPKQGWLVSANHRPIASFYPISMGISTGSLGDTDRSWRLKERVRTKESFTPEDVLDIHYDTVAPFKRNLVALGYHLRDIQQYPLEEETLLALDYLEGWRDAGSRSEMQIKGTEILNLMPMAFRQNFAAATIYGGGASGLCNMLQTIDARIAENSNAMLTEEEADYVNLILRAAWRYGKANYGDDPAQWNAKARTALLETRLPYMSTLDGFGSLDEARDITFPALTCIDGGTILSQRAQSYTQYVPMNDPDAAMALLPVGASERPDSPHRLAGYELWEKAHLRPAPLTRAAVEEIAASRAILK from the coding sequence ATGTCGGCTACAACACAAAAGGCACGTCTCGTCCTCATTGCCCTGACTCTGTCGGTTTCGTTGCTGGGCGGCTGCCGTGCTCCGGCGACACGCGAAGCCGAGGGGCATTCCTATGGGAAGGTCGAGCTGCTGCGGGACCGGTGGGGTGTGCCGCACGTGTTCGCCGAGACCGATGCCGGAGCGATGTACGGACTGGGCTACGCCGCTGCCGAGGATCGGGCGTTTCAGATGTACTACAACCTGCGGATTATCCAGGGCCGGCTGGCCGAGGTCGTCGGCGACGTCAAGGTGGGCGTCACCCGGCAGCGGCCCGAGGGCACCAACTCGGCGGTACGCAGCGACGTTCAGATGCGAACGATCGGCTACTGGCCGGCCGCACAGGAGACGGCCCGCCTGCTCGACCCCGAGTTGCGAAGTCTGCTCGAAGCCTACAGCGCCGGCGTCAACGACTACATTGACCGACATCGCGACGACCTGACGTATCTGTTCGCCAGGTACGACCTCGAACCGGAGCCCTGGACGCCTGCCGCGTGCATCGCCTCGTGGTGGCGGCTGAGTCTGTTCTTTGCGGGCGACGGGCTGCGCGAGATGGGCCCGTATTACGATGTCAAGGACGGCCGGCGCGAGGTGAGGGCCTTCGCACCGGACGACAGCGAGGGTTTGACGAACGTCGAGGGTCGCATCGTGCGGGATGATGCCTCGGTGATCCAGAGAGAGGATGTCACGGATGCATGGGTCGGTGCGGTGATGGACTATGCGACCGAGCACAACCTGACGCGGAAGATCGACGTCACGCCACCTCAGCGGCGCGTGCCGGAGGGCCCTCGGTTCAGCCATGCCTGGGTCGTGGGCGGCTCGCGAACGACGAACGGCTCGGCCGTGCTGGTCAGCGATCCGCAGACGCCCGTCCGCAACCCATCGCTGTTCTACGAGTTCCACTTCAGCGGAAGGACCTTCAACGCGCGCGGCATCGGCGTGCCCGGCAGCCCCAACATCCTGATCGGATTTACGCCCGACGTCGCATGGGGCCTGACCGCGCTCGGCGCCGACCAGGCGGATCTGTTCGTGCTCAAGACCGATCCGAACCGGCCGAACCAGTACGAAGTCGATGGCCAATGGCTCGATATGGATGTCCGAAGCGAGACGGTCCGCGTCAAAGACGGCCAGCCCCAGACGTTGAGGGTGCGCCGAACGCGATTCGGGCCCGTGGTGACCTCGTTGGCGATGGGCGTACGGCGTGGCGACGAGGTGGCGCTCAAGCGCCTCCCCCTCTGCGACCCGCAGCGCGATACGTTCCGAGGCGCACTCGACATGATCCGCGCCAGGGATGTGTACGAGTTCCAGGAGGCCGCCGGCGGGTGGACCTTCCCCAGCGCCAATTGCGTTTTCGGCGACCGCCAGGGCAACATCGGCTTCAAGACGATCCTCACTCTGCCGATCCGCTCGCCCAATGCCCTGCTCGACGAGCGTGCGGCGCACGAGGGCTGGGACAGCGCCAACGACTGGCAGGGCTTTGTGCCGCACGAACTGCTGCCACAGGTGATCAACCCGAAGCAGGGCTGGCTGGTCAGCGCCAACCACCGGCCGATCGCGTCGTTCTATCCGATCTCGATGGGCATCTCGACCGGCAGTCTGGGCGACACGGACCGGTCGTGGCGCCTGAAGGAGCGCGTGCGGACGAAAGAGTCGTTCACGCCGGAAGACGTGCTCGACATCCACTACGACACCGTCGCGCCATTCAAGCGCAACCTCGTCGCACTCGGCTATCACCTGCGTGACATCCAGCAGTACCCGCTGGAGGAGGAGACGCTGCTGGCGCTGGACTATCTGGAAGGTTGGCGCGATGCCGGGTCCCGGTCCGAAATGCAGATCAAGGGCACCGAGATTCTCAATCTGATGCCGATGGCGTTCCGGCAGAACTTCGCGGCGGCCACCATCTACGGCGGCGGCGCTTCCGGCTTGTGCAACATGCTCCAGACCATCGACGCGCGAATCGCCGAAAACTCCAACGCCATGCTCACCGAAGAAGAAGCCGACTACGTCAACCTGATTCTGCGGGCCGCCTGGCGCTACGGCAAGGCCAACTACGGCGACGACCCCGCTCAGTGGAACGCGAAGGCCCGCACCGCACTGCTCGAAACACGACTGCCCTACATGTCCACGCTCGACGGCTTCGGCTCGCTGGACGAGGCCAGGGACATCACCTTCCCGGCGCTGACCTGCATCGACGGCGGCACGATCCTCTCGCAGCGGGCCCAGTCGTACACGCAATACGTCCCAATGAACGACCCCGACGCCGCGATGGCCCTGCTGCCCGTCGGCGCCTCCGAGCGACCCGACAGCCCCCACCGCCTCGCCGGCTACGAACTCTGGGAAAAAGCCCACCTCCGCCCGGCCCCCCTGACCCGCGCCGCCGTCGAAGAAATCGCCGCTTCGCGCGCGATCCTCAAATAG
- a CDS encoding anti-phage dCTP deaminase, producing MIGLVGAVGTQQNRVVEALTDRLKAFGYDAREIHVSQDVIDVLCADTPKSFLSEFNRISTYINRGNHARQSSADNSILALGVCSEISRNRELDEHGGTKPRHTIAYLVNSLKHPEEVRRLRRVYTDGFYLIGVYADEDVRRTYLTKDKGIDPERTDELIRRDEDEVEGHGQHTRDTFHLADFFIRLGDKEGVWKNSLWRILDLIFGNPYITPGFDEYAMFMAFASALRSADLSRQIGAVIARDNEIIATGANDCPRSGGGLYWPVYNPQTGEYADEEKGRDFKRGEDSNKKEQRKIVDEILQRLGPDFDQRKIEAALLKSRIGDLTEYGRVVHAEMEALLFCARNTVDARGATLYTTTFPCHNCAKHIIAAGIRRVVYVEPYPKSKALEFHDEAIAQGEASDTNLITFEPFVGIGPRKFFDLFSMRLSTGFELVRKDEKGAILTWQRNQGCARMQMVPWSYLDHETEAARRFAEYRGRLESNDGQTSR from the coding sequence GTGATCGGCCTCGTGGGTGCGGTGGGTACCCAGCAGAATCGGGTAGTGGAGGCCCTCACAGATCGACTGAAAGCCTTCGGCTACGATGCCCGCGAGATCCACGTCTCTCAGGATGTAATTGATGTTCTTTGCGCCGATACTCCGAAGAGTTTCCTGTCTGAGTTCAACCGCATAAGCACCTATATCAATCGTGGTAACCATGCGAGGCAGTCTTCGGCCGACAACTCCATCCTTGCCCTTGGCGTCTGTTCTGAGATATCCCGCAACAGAGAACTCGATGAGCATGGCGGCACTAAACCAAGGCACACGATCGCCTATCTCGTAAATTCCCTGAAGCATCCTGAAGAGGTGCGACGCCTTCGCCGCGTCTACACGGACGGCTTCTATCTCATTGGCGTGTATGCCGATGAGGATGTACGGCGCACGTACCTGACAAAGGACAAAGGCATAGACCCCGAGAGGACGGACGAGCTCATTCGGCGAGATGAGGATGAAGTGGAAGGTCACGGCCAGCATACACGCGACACATTTCATCTCGCGGATTTCTTCATCCGTTTGGGGGACAAAGAAGGCGTCTGGAAGAACAGCCTGTGGCGCATCCTCGACCTGATCTTCGGGAACCCGTACATCACACCCGGCTTCGACGAATACGCGATGTTCATGGCATTTGCCTCGGCCTTGCGATCCGCCGACCTGTCCCGTCAGATTGGAGCGGTGATCGCGCGCGACAATGAGATCATCGCCACCGGCGCCAACGACTGCCCAAGGTCTGGTGGCGGGTTGTACTGGCCCGTATACAATCCCCAGACAGGCGAGTACGCTGACGAGGAGAAGGGGCGAGATTTCAAACGGGGCGAAGACTCGAACAAGAAAGAACAGCGCAAGATCGTCGACGAAATCCTGCAGCGACTGGGACCGGATTTCGATCAACGCAAGATTGAGGCCGCGCTTCTGAAGAGCAGAATCGGAGACCTGACCGAATACGGACGCGTCGTCCATGCGGAGATGGAGGCCCTCCTCTTCTGCGCGCGGAACACCGTGGATGCTCGGGGAGCAACCCTGTACACAACCACATTCCCCTGCCACAATTGCGCCAAGCATATCATCGCGGCGGGGATCAGGCGCGTCGTCTATGTGGAACCCTACCCGAAGAGCAAGGCCCTGGAATTCCACGATGAGGCCATAGCCCAAGGGGAAGCCTCTGACACCAATCTCATTACGTTTGAGCCGTTCGTCGGGATCGGTCCCAGAAAGTTCTTCGACCTGTTCTCCATGAGGCTCAGCACAGGGTTCGAGTTGGTGCGTAAAGATGAGAAAGGCGCCATTTTGACCTGGCAACGCAACCAAGGTTGTGCCAGAATGCAGATGGTTCCTTGGTCCTACTTGGATCACGAAACTGAGGCAGCAAGAAGATTTGCAGAGTATCGCGGGAGACTGGAGAGTAACGATGGGCAAACCAGCAGATAA
- the rsmI gene encoding 16S rRNA (cytidine(1402)-2'-O)-methyltransferase — MPAGKLYLVSTPIGNLGDITLRALETLKAVDYVASEDTRRTGLLLKHFEIKKPQIAFHEHNEQRVIGRIVRLLHEGKSIAVVTSAGTPSISDPGFVALWEAVTEGIEVTAIPGATALIPALVLSGMPVYSFTFRGFPPHKSGKRRKFLDMDKDSPHTLIYYESPYRLRKFLTEALDVFGNRHGAVCKELTKLYERVTRGRLSQLLDDLPETPKGEYVIVIAGAETE; from the coding sequence ATGCCAGCAGGCAAGCTGTATCTGGTTTCGACGCCGATTGGCAATCTCGGCGACATCACGCTAAGGGCGCTGGAGACGCTCAAGGCGGTGGACTACGTGGCCAGCGAGGACACGCGGCGGACCGGGCTGCTGCTGAAGCACTTCGAGATCAAGAAGCCGCAGATCGCCTTCCACGAGCACAACGAGCAGCGCGTCATCGGACGAATCGTGAGGCTGCTGCACGAGGGCAAGTCCATCGCGGTTGTCACGAGCGCCGGCACGCCCAGCATTTCCGACCCCGGCTTTGTCGCGCTGTGGGAGGCCGTCACCGAGGGCATCGAAGTGACCGCCATCCCGGGCGCCACCGCGCTGATTCCCGCCCTGGTGCTGTCGGGCATGCCGGTCTATAGCTTCACGTTCCGAGGCTTTCCGCCCCATAAGAGCGGCAAGCGACGCAAGTTCCTCGATATGGACAAGGACTCGCCCCACACGCTGATCTACTACGAGAGCCCTTACCGCCTGCGCAAGTTCCTCACCGAGGCCCTCGACGTCTTCGGCAACCGGCACGGGGCCGTCTGCAAGGAGCTGACCAAACTCTACGAGCGCGTCACACGAGGCCGCCTGTCCCAACTGCTCGACGACCTCCCCGAAACCCCCAAAGGCGAATACGTCATCGTCATCGCCGGCGCGGAAACCGAATAG
- a CDS encoding DUF7687 domain-containing protein, whose amino-acid sequence MKPDPRFAGLPREFWANVRLISQEVGYKVRGRQQVKAPSSSEIRQALEKIGLQTDHLLDASGTPTRLGDALLSYFAHRAKTLHDYAEPLLMTAEQAKALYRRLRAQLKPKCPIPLNKQSGTKKAPAFFTAIINMLIEANIKQWPCDYDPRTLTTVTRDGRPMRTLARRIDGAFPSAINPVAIWEIKEYYYTTTFGSRVADGVYETLLDGMELEELKTTEGIDIKHYLMIDARYTWWECGLSYLCRIVDMLHMGCVDEVLFGREVETRLPELVREWARAARRMTRDQR is encoded by the coding sequence GTGAAGCCCGATCCAAGATTCGCTGGCCTGCCGAGAGAGTTCTGGGCCAATGTGCGCCTGATCAGTCAGGAGGTAGGTTACAAGGTCCGAGGCCGGCAGCAGGTCAAAGCACCGTCCAGCAGTGAGATTCGGCAGGCTCTTGAGAAGATAGGCCTTCAAACCGACCACTTGCTTGACGCATCCGGCACACCAACAAGACTGGGAGACGCGCTCCTCAGCTACTTCGCCCATCGGGCGAAGACATTGCATGATTACGCTGAACCGCTCCTCATGACGGCAGAGCAGGCTAAGGCCCTCTATAGGCGACTCCGTGCGCAACTGAAGCCGAAGTGTCCCATCCCACTGAACAAACAGAGCGGCACGAAGAAGGCGCCAGCGTTCTTCACGGCGATCATCAACATGCTGATTGAGGCAAACATCAAGCAGTGGCCGTGCGACTATGACCCGCGCACACTCACGACGGTGACACGAGACGGACGGCCAATGAGGACGCTTGCCCGCAGAATCGATGGCGCCTTCCCTTCGGCAATCAACCCAGTGGCAATATGGGAAATCAAGGAATATTACTACACCACAACGTTCGGCAGTCGTGTGGCGGACGGCGTGTACGAGACCCTCTTGGATGGAATGGAACTGGAAGAGCTCAAGACGACCGAGGGCATCGACATCAAGCATTATCTCATGATCGATGCACGGTACACATGGTGGGAGTGTGGCCTGTCATATCTGTGCCGAATTGTCGATATGCTCCACATGGGCTGCGTCGATGAGGTTCTCTTTGGACGGGAGGTCGAGACGCGTCTTCCAGAACTCGTTCGCGAGTGGGCCCGCGCCGCAAGAAGAATGACACGCGACCAACGATAG